The Epinephelus lanceolatus isolate andai-2023 chromosome 12, ASM4190304v1, whole genome shotgun sequence genome segment ATTTTGAGCCTCCTTCACTGCTGATGATAAAATGGAGGGAAACACCGGTCACTATCAAAGAGAAAGAGCAgctttattttcactttaaagAGGCTTTGTTCTGTTGAATACTCATTCAGGTTGTACGTGTGGCTTTAAGGGGAAATCTTACAGATTTGCTTAGTCGGAAAAATGGCTGGTTAACTTCTTGAACACTAATTTTCTCCCATAAATGTACTCTGTAATTATTTTAACATACTTTTGTATAATGATAATTCCcagatatttggttgaattcaGGTTGTGACACTGGGTGACTAAAATCCTAATGCTGACATAAAtactgatattttgttggtttaatGGTGTTGTTAAGTAACCAAAACCCAATGTCTTCCAAGCGTCTCATGCCAACATCATCTTGAATAATGTCATTTAGTCGTAAGGTGCAgagaacaaaacccaacatCTGCATCACAATGTTACTGTCTACATAACGTCAAATTCTGACATGATTGTGCATTTAGATATCGTCAACATGATTTCTATTCTGACCAAAATTCAACATCTGGCTGACACAAGTCCAACTTCTCTCTGCTGTCGTATTGACGTCTGGTGCCAGCTGAGTTTGAATagaagtttttaaaaatggagcCACAGACGCAGTGAAAACCCTAATTTTTGGAAACTACTCGCACTCAAAACTTTTGGTTTAGTTCAATAAAGTGATGTAAACATTtcgacacaaaataaatgtgtcacatgacccttgtctgacaggaatttTATGTCAGTTTCACAAAATAAATTGTTGTTTGAGCATGTTTTTCTATGTCGTATGAACATCCTGGTCTTGTAGAAAATTTTactaaattttatttaattataaaatgacaaatttaGGTTTTCCAAGTGCTAAAAGAAAGTAAAGACAATAATTCTGAACCAGGAAGTGCTCTTTATTTCACCTCAGCACAACTTTATGTTCAACACTCTAATATTCGTGCAGGCGGGATGTCACTAACTGTGTATACGACTTAActcatggtgcaaaatgtcttttaccacATTAACTGTAACACATTAGAACCACTGTGAAATGCAGAAACATTAATCACTGTGCTAGGGTAACTAGAACATATTTAAACACAGTGTTCTTTGGCTTACGGCCTTTAACACATTGTCTCACAGCATGCTGGGAAAAATATGTTAAGCTCACAATGGATGAGTTTTGTGTCAAGTAAGCATAAAGTTTTTATGTCACTTTGATAATTTGGGGCATTTGTGTCgactttacattaaaatgtgtcaCGGACGGACTGGGGTTTGCAGTGAGAGTGGGGGGCTGAAGTTGGTTTTATTACCTAAAAAAAGCCTACTATAGGTTTGacaatttaatatattttattttcattttattgtatttacacACTCATAAAACTGCATAAAATCCAGATAATATAAAATGTGTCAGGAGAGTTTAAGAAGCTAAAGGCTTGGACAACATAACTTGAAATTAAAACACTTGATTGGATTCCCCAAAAAAGGACACACATTATAAATATTAGAGCTCAATATGATCAACAAAGAGTACGATTCACTGTTCAGCCCTTCTGCCTGTTTTGTAACCAGCCTTCTCTCCTGAAATTGTGTGAGGCTCATAAAGAGGTGCGGCAGGTTTTTATGATCATCAGAGGTCATCTGTCAATAAATTACCACAGCATCACAGCTGAGtgctgtaaaacacacacacacacacacacacacacacatatatatatatatatatatatatatatatattgttacTTCCAgttcctccttttcttttcttcttcaaaaCAAATTTGTGAATTCATTTATATAATATACACGTAGGCCTCTTTTTGTAGTGTTACCATTTTCCTACAGTGATTGATTCCACTTCAGGACAGAGACAGGAGCAGTGAGGTGGATTATGAGCAacattacagtttaaaaaaggtCTATGGAATTCGAGGCAAAAACAGGTAAACTTTCAAACCATGATTGCTTTGGATAAAAATGCTTAAACCAGGATTTAACGAGTCATTAACCGACATCAAATCTCatattcattatcattatcattattattaggtGAGAGCGGGGCACAACCTTacacattttagttttggcTAGCTGTTATCAAAACTGttaaagatgattttttttaattattttattctaaCAACATGCACATCTCTGCTACAAATGAACAGCTGTTAGCTGTACTTTTTCTTCTACAGCTGCGCCGAGAAGTGACGGAGGTGAAATGTTACAACACGGGTGGGGTTAACTGTAACAGGCAGAGGGTCAGCTGTAACACCTGCTGGAAACGTCTGTTAAACACAATTAATTCAATACAATTCTATCTGTATACTACGGACTGATACTGTTCATGGATCTGTCTATGATCTATGATATCCAAATATCTGTACACCCTCATCTGATCACCATTCTGATTAGTTCAAACTgaacatccaacacattctcgctccgacctcgtcacatatcgacactTGGTCGtcgactttccacgtccacatgtgacgtccaaggtaccctgggtgtgttggctgttgacgttctgggacgccgtgtcaacttcagcctgttacatgcattgtctgttttcaaaatacacttctgttttcacaggaagtttaatgtttacatacagtctccttcaaaataaaagcactacattggtacaacaccacgaaTTGATGTTTTTCCCTTCTACaacaaacatgtggttgggtttaggaaactATAGCAGGGTTTGACTTTACTATCATACAGGAAGCAACCACCAGCCTGCTGGGTGGAAGTcaatggttgttggacccatccaccactcgtCACACCGACTCTACTCGGACTCCAACTGCCTCTACTTTTGTCgctgtcctgctgtgtttccatttgACACTGCCAGTTTCAAAGTGAAATCGAAGTGAAATCGAAGTGAAATTGGGTTGACTTGAGATAATTTTAGGTTTTAATgtatagagtgccgaagtcatgccccttccggtagagctcatgggaccttagatcagaaaaaatatgaatggcagtgaatggggagagcaatattatcttttgttcccgtttgcGACATGAAATCTACATATgttgttaaagggccagtgtgtaatatttggcatggtttattgtcaatctgaatctgaatctgaatattcagcccattaatatgtttatacaagtgtataatcgctataaaataaaatttgtttggttttcgtagccttataattatgcttttatatatatatatatatatatatctatatcaagggccttgctttagagaggtcgccatcttgctccaccatgtatgtacagcagaccgagtggacaatccagccagccagagaacgcgtttcgcgtgtataaatgaaccagcgaagacagcggaaggaaggaaggaagaaggaggaggaaacagcagagtgttagtagttcgtcgatagagagtagtgaaaagtttttttagttataaagtttgcgaatggaccacacttaccacgcaacaggagagaatgaacccgaatcgtcatctgcgaggaaaagaagacgcaacttcactccttgtgatgcactctctgctgcgcttttcctcctgatgatatatctccccaacgatggcagcagtagcaccgaatcccattctgtgcattcagcctctcttctcacccgctcagcatcaaacacatggagttcctcatctgtatgctccggctcaaacaggtatggctctggatctgtgtccgctacaagaaactcttcaaaatcgcgttcaaagtcgtccattgcagctactgtagtctggagatattgctaggctaaataaacagctgagcgcTTTTTACCAGCTactctgtcagtcagtgtgcgggctggaggttggcggagcagagaggggaggggggtccccacttagtatggtaaacgaatatatgtgtgtaaagttatggagtgtgtctgttacgccagaagagtcagagtttaggacggagtcttttaccccctggagtgttaccggagtttctggagtgctcaaataaactggcctttttcccgaacgctcctctggtctcctgctcgtgagggattcattacaatatcgtaacatggtttagatttctaaataaacattcaccttgtcgctagatagacctactcctgaaaaactcatgtgcaaggctttttgtccctatgaggccaccgtcatttacttgacgggaggggtgagcgagtgagccctgcaatctagaatctgaccactgatgtcactgttttcaacggttttcaacccattttacacactggccctttaatgattttaaaacataaattttaaggtcaagaaagtcatactttgtggtaaaactgttgagatataagctttttaattagaaagactcaagaatacacaggaggaggtcgcgtatgtgatgtcatagctttcgctcgcttcctgcagcttggcatccccgctgaaattccactgttttatgattaatcgatttatgattgaagatgtctgtgtgttttgtgccaggttgcagtcactccaagctgcaggaagtgagcgaaagctatgatgtcacatacgcgaccgcctcctgtgtagtttttctaattacgttttttcaaaagcttatatctcaacagttttaccacaaagtatgactttcttgactttCTTGattcattaacgacatatttggatttcatgtcgcaactcaaacgggaccaaaagataatattgctctcctcattcactgccattcatatttctgatctaaggtcccatgagcttcaccggaaggggcgtgacttcggcactctattgTGTGAGAttatctttgttaaaaaaatgttattgttaatgttataagcaaaaaagaagaagattttttttttttttttttttttgatttttggtcATTGCTGAACACAATTGAAAAATCCACAGATTCCGTTTTGGGATGATTGAGAGGAATTACTTTGGTGTAAgtctatacatttttttttctcaggaaaatcctgcatattatatctttaatttatgtgtAACAATGCACACTGTAGTTACTTCAGGCTGAAATCACAATTGAAACATCCAGTTACCTCCATCAGTCTACTGGTAATGCTGAAGTTATTGTTTACCCACAGTAAGACCACATTTCCCATCAGCCCCGTTGCTTTATATCATCGAATGCCTCCCTGGAGAGGATAAACACGTTGGAAACAATGTTTGTCCAtgcacagagcagcagagactgAATGTATATGAAGTGTATTAAAGTCAGTATAGCAGCCTCTCTGTGAGGATGAGTTATTTTGAGCTGTCTTGGTGAAACTGTTGATGATAtaaatgttgagatatttctaTCTTCTCCTCTGCAGCTCACGTCCAGGCATGTCGTGCTCTAATGATCATCGCTCTGCTGCTCGGCCTTGCCTCCATGATCGTGTCTCTGCTCGGGCtgaaatgcatcaaaattgggTCAGCCACCGACCAATCCAAGGCCAAGATTGCCGTCACTGGAGGAATCCTGAGCATCCTCGCTGGTGAGTCAGCCGCAACAAAGACTGAGTTTTACACTCATGGGCACATGTGACAGAGCAGAGACAGCAAAACTCAACAAagcagagtctgcatgttctccctgtgtcagcgtgggtttcctccaggtgctccagcttcctcccacagtccaaagacatgcaggttaattggtgactctaaattgtccgtaggtgtgaatgtgagtgtgagtggttgtctgtctctatgtgtcagccctgtgatagtctggtgacctgtccagggtgaaccctgcttctcacccagtgtcaactgggataggctccaccccccttACAACCcataacaggataagtggttacagaaaatgactgaatgataaataaatagagTCCATAAATATatactattattaatatatcaAGTATTAGattcaaattaaattcataataaatatgcagtattacattttattagcaAATGAAAACGGCAGCAGAAAACACTGACCTTGACAGTGGACCCCTGACACTGAGAtatctgacagaaaaaaaagcaggaaGTGACTTTTATAATACAGCAGCATCCACAGCACCGAGGCATCACCGCAGGTTATGGAGGAAAGTAATGAATAGGAAGATTcaatgtttgtgttgtttatgtgttgcaGGTCTGTGCTGCATGATAGCAGTTTCCTGGTACGCCTATAGAGTCGTGCAGGACTTCTACGACCCTTTCGTCGGTGGTGAGAAGTGAGTCGACCCAAACACACATCCTATAAAACTTTACTATGATCCTCTGACACGAGGTGTGACAGCATCAAATTAGAGTTACTAATGGTTCTTTAGAAAGGAAAAGATAAGTTCTCACAGACTGAATATGCCGAAATGTATTCATTcaatgattatttatttatttatgtgctgTGTGCTGTTTCACCTCTCTGTGTGTTATTTCACCTCTCTGTGTAGTTTCACCTCTCTGTGTAGTTtcacctctctgtgtgttgtttcacctctctgtgtgttgtttcACCTCTCTGTGTAGTTTCACCTCTCTGTGTAGTTtcacctctctgtgtgttgtttcACCTCGCCATGTGTTGTTtcacctctctgtgtgttgtttcACCCCTCTGTGTGTTATTTCACCTCTCTGTGTAGTTTCACCTCTCTGTGTAGTTtcacctctctgtgtgttgtttcACCTCGCCATGTGTTGTTTCACCTCTCTGTGTGCTGTTTCACCTCTCTGTGTGTTATTtcacctctctgtgtgttgtttcacctctctgtgtgttgttaCACCTGACTGTGTGTAGTTTCACCTTGCCATGTGTTGTATCAGCTGCCTGTGTGTTGTTTCATTCTGCTGTGTGTAGTGTTTAGTTTCACCTCGCCACGTGCTGTTtcacctctctgtgtgttgtttcACCTCGCCATGTGTTGTTtcacctctctgtgtgttgtttcACTTCTCTGTGTGTAGTTTCACTCTGCTGTGTGTTGTTACACCTGACTGTGTGTAGTTTCACCTTGTCATGTGTTGTTCCACCTGCCTGTGTGTTGTTTCATTCTGCTGTGTGTTGTTTCATTCTGCTGTGTGTTGTTTCACCTCGCCACGCGCTGTTtcacctctctgtgtgttgtttcaccttgtcatgtgttgttttacctctctgtgtgttgtttcATTCTGCTGTGTGTAGTGTTTAGTTTCACCTCTCTGTGTGCTGTTtcacctctctgtgtgttgtttcACCTTGCCATGTGTTGTTtcacctctctgtgtgttgtttcACCTCGCCATGTGTTGTTtcacctctctgtgtgttgtttcAACTCTCTGGGTGTAGCTTCACTCTGCTGTGTGTTGTTTCACCTCGCATGTGTTATTTCACTCTGCTGTGTTGTTTCACACCTCTGTGTGTCGTTTcattgtgctgtgtgttgttgtgcagTTGGTATGACTCTACCCTGTGTTTGCAGGTTTGAGCTGGGTACCGGCCTCTACTTGGGATGGGGTGCatcctgtctgtccatcctgggtGGGAGTCTTCTCTGCTCCGCCTGTAAGAGAGCATCACCTGAACACAAGAAAGGGTCAGTGCTACGAACCTCACCAGAGTTTCATTGTCTTCTTTTGTCCTTTATTAGCAAAGACAAGAAGTGCAAAGGAAGCACAGCTCAgatgtcttttttaaacttttttaccAGACACTATTTCATCAGCTGATGGAGCTgtcagcagccaatcaggagaCAAGATATCATAACTTGAAGTTTCAAATAAAGACAAGGAAACACATTACCAAAGAGTTTCTGACACGCCCAAACGTCTGCTTTGAAAAAGGCCTTGTAGCTACACTTTGAGCCTGACTTTATCTCTCTTGTTTTGCAGCGCTTACTATGGAAACAAGACAAAGGTCTACACGGCGACAGCCAAGTCCGATCCAGATTCAGCCAGAGCTTACGTCTAaccacgcacaaacacacatctgtaCATTTTTAAGGGCATTGCTCATTTCCTGACACCCCTAACTTTGACCTGGTCCTgaagttttaaaaatatgtttcattagGACGCCAGCTGTTTGTCCCCAGATGGGATGACAGTCCCCACAATGTAATGAttacaggaaaacacacaccatCACATGAACTCAAACACGCCATATCTACTGACTGCTTTGGTCTCTTAAAATATGGATATGTAGTTCTTTTTCTGtccttttgaaatgtttgtttatttttttaaagagtttctGACGTGATTTTCTAAAATTCTAAATCTAGAAAACACATGTGAATTAATCAATGACTGTTAATGATTGTGTAATTCTGTCTGGAGTTTATTTTTATCGGAATAAAGTTTGTATTACATACCACTGAGGTGTTTGGTTGTTGTTAAAGGTGCAGTGCCTGCAAACCAGTGATGGAGGATGAATTCAGaacctttacttaagtaaatacACTAATACCACACGGTGTCACTCTGTGACAAGAAAAAGTCCTGCAAATCACATAAATCAAATCACAATCACAAACATTTGGCTGGCACCACACCATCATGGAGTCTGATGCCATCATTATAAGCCACATTGAGTCTTTGCATGTTGCTCTTCCTGTAAGAGCGCCACAAGTGGGCAGTATATACAGCGAGGTACAAAGTGCTCTACAAAGAGCTGTGCATATTAAGCATATTAGCCTGTGCATACAACTTCTAACACTGTCTGTGGATATCTTTGTCATCAGATAAATCATTGACAATGTGATGGCCATTTAATCTGAATAAACACTTAAAGAGCAGTTGatt includes the following:
- the cldn15la gene encoding claudin 15-like a, with the protein product MSTALEATGFIMCIISWLVTGASLANDYWKISSVSGSVIISQRQFENLWHACAENSAGIAECRDFESLLALPAHVQACRALMIIALLLGLASMIVSLLGLKCIKIGSATDQSKAKIAVTGGILSILAGLCCMIAVSWYAYRVVQDFYDPFVGGEKFELGTGLYLGWGASCLSILGGSLLCSACKRASPEHKKGAYYGNKTKVYTATAKSDPDSARAYV